The following proteins come from a genomic window of Salvia hispanica cultivar TCC Black 2014 chromosome 4, UniMelb_Shisp_WGS_1.0, whole genome shotgun sequence:
- the LOC125223485 gene encoding probable aquaporin TIP1-1 — MPGPRDHFNVPLRRVAIGNRDEFSQPGAIKAAVAEFISTLIFVFAGSGAGIAYNSLTGDGPAGLISASIAHAFALFVAVAISANISGGHVNPAVTFGLFVGGHITLFRGILYIIAQLLGSTAASALLIFTTGGMAVPTFGVAGISAWSALVFEIVATFGLVYTVYATAVDPKKGEIGIIAPIAIGLIVGANIFAAGPFTGAAMNPAVVFGPAMVGFSWANHWIYWAGPFVGAGLASVIYEVFFITHTHETLSDY; from the exons ATGCCGGGCCCCAGAGACCACTTCAACGTCCCGCTGAGGCGCGTCGCCATCGGCAACCGCGACGAGTTCAGCCAACCCGGCGCCATCAAGGCCGCCGTCGCCGAATTCATAAGCACCCTCATCTTCGTCTTCGCCGGCTCCGGCGCCGGCATTGCCTACAACAGCCTCACCGGAGACGGCCCCGCCGGCCTCATCTCCGCCTCCATCGCCCACGCCTTCGCCCTCTTCGTCGCCGTCGCCATCAGCGCCAACATCTCCGGCGGCCACGTCAACCCCGCCGTCACCTTCGGCCTCTTCGTCGGCGGCCACATCACCCTCTTCCGCGGCATCCTCTACATCATCGCCCAGCTCCTGGGCTccaccgccgcctccgccCTCCTCATCTTCACCACCGGCGGCATG GCCGTTCCGACGTTCGGCGTGGCGGGGATCTCCGCGTGGTCAGCCTTGGTGTTCGAGATCGTGGCGACCTTCGGGCTCGTGTACACCGTCTACGCCACCGCCGTCGACCCCAAGAAGGGCGAGATCGGCATCATCGCGCCGATTGCCATCGGTCTGATCGTGGGGGCCAACATCTTTGCGGCCGGCCCGTTCACCGGGGCCGCAATGAACCCAGCCGTGGTTTTCGGGCCTGCAATGGTGGGCTTCAGCTGGGCCAACCACTGGATCTACTGGGCCGGCCCGTTCGTTGGGGCCGGGCTGGCCAGCGTCATCTACGAGGTCTTCTTCATCACCCACACCCACGAGACCTTGTCGGACTACTGA
- the LOC125223706 gene encoding zinc finger protein ZAT5-like has product MKELSASNDHIIAKGKRTKRPRPSSSSSSASDVTSNFSPTTSTGISSSAEEDEDLANCLILLARGNRKDGVNVYECKTCTRTFPSFQALGGHRASHKKPKPAPQFNQEDEFEEEEEEESKFVKINTITLSPSRPKIHECSICGSEFSSGQALGGHMRRHRSGHNTPRNMLSLDLNLPAPIEEAEFHAGGLSLLRGLTILI; this is encoded by the coding sequence ATGAAAGAATTATCGGCCTCCAACGATCACATCATCGCCAAAGGAAAGCGCACGAAGCGGCCAcgcccctcctcctcctcctcctccgcctccgATGTCACTTCCAATTTTTCCCCGACCACCTCTACCGGAATATCAAGCAGCGCCGAAGAAGACGAGGATCTGGCCAACTGCTTGATCCTCCTCGCCCGCGGAAACAGGAAAGACGGCGTCAACGTCTACGAGTGCAAGACTTGCACCCGGACTTTCCCCTCCTTTCAAGCATTGGGAGGCCACCGAGCCAGCCACAAGAAGCCTAAACCCGCCCCACAATTCAATCAAGAAGATGagtttgaagaagaagaggaagaagaatcGAAATTCGTCAAAATCAACACGATTACGCTTTCACCATCAAGGCCTAAAATCCACGAGTGCTCAATCTGCGGATCCGAATTCTCGTCGGGTCAGGCCTTGGGAGGCCACATGAGACGCCACCGTTCCGGCCACAATACGCCCAGAAATATGCTATCGTTGGATCTCAACCTGCCTGCACCCATCGAGGAGGCGGAGTTCCACGCTGGTGGATTGTCACTACTCAGGGGGTTgacaatattaatttga
- the LOC125223457 gene encoding uncharacterized protein LOC125223457 isoform X1 yields MAVAGMHNVSAFSPFFRDSQSSVSGQWSDEPGTPRTRASSLLKMWRELEGDHVASPSYRSRGQRIARRSDNGHECDISEDAYDTEARAVTGSEIHRDDSNSIVSGQSSDMGELERERVRQIFQEWTNSGAMGHSSNGFHLSNCSGPQWLGKNESERVRIISEWGQTNSQQRNDQELVRDGGAEAVSRIGQVRGGMAVSHCETTACRPIRRLCGRQTLLDLLQRAQCERKAELQGLLEHRPVSNFTHRNRIQALLRGRFLRNETMIPDIRPSSVAARELGLLRQQHTVSGLREGFLSKLEKSASTSTNSAESDSWLSDQKFSKLESTLQERGIATNSAIPDLESDADRHGNRREFGREVTAVGKKAVHDSGNEEDVSSGNEGHVQEVSSYIDVSQRDVPSDVGSVNTTEGKFLEGKATEQMSNAEGAGIVIGRGEMTVTISNEFSLETDTLHSLYESRSGVSYDEESGALTVDMEGNMDEQFDRPVDSVTNNEEWVDTSGESMARIWQETPGNELLRDTSDNNAAEQDQMQESHDDWPNHVLQDAIDSWLAIPSREVGDSVGRLNAFYYSDDNNVHSTELRELFSRRRVSGLLRSGFRESLDQVLQSHVERQVLTSPEWELENESSSPSLVDQDQQQQPNVDRAMEATERNSFDPASSFVSTPQPLWDEEMQGASLPHFSLSQHFGMEWEVVNELRNNMARLQQRLNNMQSMLEQCMDMQIELQRSVQQEVSAALNRSFLTKGTSNKVPLHEESQWDSVRKGICCLCHDSNIDTLLYRCGHMCTCSKCAEKLIQDTGKCPMCRAPVVEAVRAYFIQ; encoded by the exons ATGGCTGTGGCCGGTATGCATAATGTATCTGCTTTTAGTCCTTTCTTTCGGGACTCCCAATCCAGTGTGTCGGGGCAGTGGAGTGATGAGCCTGGCACGCCTCGCACCCGTGCATCTTCTCTTTTGAAGATGTGGCGAGAGCTCGAGGGTGACCACGTGGCAAGCCCTTCTTATAGATCAAGGGGGCAGAGAATTGCCCGAAGGAGTGATAATGGGCACGAATGTGATATCTCCGAAGATGCTTATGATACCGAGGCTCGAGCAGTTACAGGTTCGGAGATACACCGTGATGATAGCAATAGTATCGTATCCGGACAATCAAGTGACATGGGAGAATTAGAACGGGAAAGAGTGAGACAGATATTTCAAGAATGGACGAACAGTGGCGCCATGGGCCATTCGTCTAACGGTTTCCATCTAAGTAACTGTTCAGGGCCACAATGGCTTGGTAAGAATGAGAGTGAAAGAGTGAGAATTATCAGTGAATGGGGGCAGACGAATTCCCAGCAGAGAAACGATCAGGAATTGGTCAGAGATGGAGGTGCTGAGGCCGTTTCTCGTATTGGGCAGGTGCGTGGAGGAATGGCTGTCTCCCATTGTGAGACTACTGCATGTCGGCCCATTCGCAGATTATGTGGCAGACAAACTCTGCTTGATCTTCTCCAGAGGGCTCAGTGTGAGAGGAAGGCAGAGCTTCAGGGTCTGTTGGAGCACAGGCCCGTGTCGAATTTCACCCACCGCAATCGCATACAG GCTTTGCTTAGGGGTAGATTCTTAAGAAACGAAACAATGATACCAGACATCAGACCATCTTCTGTAGCTGCAAGAGAACTGGGTTTGCTAAGGCAACAGCATACTGTCTCTGGCCTCAG GGAAGGATTCCTTTCTAAATTGGAAAAATCTGCTTCCACTTCAACGAACAGTGCTGAATCTGATTCTTGGTTGAGTGAtcaaaaattttctaaattagaGTCTACATTGCAAGAAAGAGGGATAGCCACAAATTCTGCAATACCCGACTTGGAAAGTGATGCGGATAGACATGGGAATCGGCGGGAATTCGGAAGAGAAGTAACTGCAGTAGGTAAAAAAGCTGTGCACGATTCTGGTAATGAGGAAGATGTTTCTTCTGGAAATGAGGGGCATGTGCAAGAAGTATCTTCGTACATTGATGTTAGTCAGCGAGATGTTCCGTCTGATGTTGGAAGTGTTAATACCACTGAGGGCAAATTTTTGGAGGGCAAGGCAACTGAGCAAATGTCCAATGCCGAGGGAGCTGGTATTGTCATAGGCAGAGGAGAGATGACTGTAACCATTAGCAACGAATTTTCACTAGAAACTGACACACTACACTCTCTTTATGAATCGAGAAGTGGTGTGAGTTATGACGAGGAATCTGGTGCACTTACTGTTGACATGGAAGGAAATATGGACGAGCAATTTGATAGGCCAGTTGATTCTGTGACCAACAATGAAGAATGGGTGGACACGAGCGGAGAATCTATGGCTAGAATCTGGCAGGAAACCCCCGGTAACGAGTTGTTACGAGACACATCTGATAACAATGCTGCAGAGCAAGATCAGATGCAAGAATCACATGATGACTGGCCAAACCACGTCTTACAGGATGCTATCGATAGTTGGCTGGCTATACCTTCTAGAGAGGTTGGTGATTCCGTTGGAAGACTAAATGCGTTCTATTACTCTGATGACAACAATGTACACAGTACTGAACTTCGAGAACTTTTCAGCCG GAGACGCGTCTCTGGTCTTCTTCGAAGTGGTTTCCGTGAGAGCCTTGACCAGGTGCTACAATCTCACGTGGAAAGGCAAGTTCTCACTTCTCCTGAGTGGGAACTGGAGAATGAATCTTCTTCTCCTAGCCTAGTTGATCAAGACCAGCAACAGCAACCAAATGTTGATCGAGCTATGGAGGCTACAGAAAGAAATTCATTTGATCCAGCTTCTTCCTTCGTATCCACTCCCCAGCCACTATGGGACGAGGAAATGCAGGGGGCAAGCTTGCCTCACTTCAGCTTGAGTCAGCATTTTGGAATG GAGTGGGAGGTGGTGAATGAGTTGAGAAACAACATGGCCAGGCTTCAGCAAAGGTTGAACAACATGCAAAGCATGCTGGAACAGTGCATGGACATGCAAATTGAGCTGCAACGGTCAGTGCAGCAAGAGGTTTCTGCTGCTTTAAACCGCTCCTTCTTAACAAAAG GCACATCGAATAAGGTACCTCTTCACGAGGAGTCTCAATGGGATTCTGTAAGGAAAGGAATCTGCTGCTTGTGTCACGACAGCAACATCGATACCTTACTGTACAG ATGTGGTCACATGTGTACCTGTTCCAAGTGTGCTGAGAAACTGATCCAGGATACAGGGAAGTGTCCGATGTGCCGCGCCCCAGTAGTCGAGGCCGTCCGAGCTTACTTTATCCAGTGA
- the LOC125223457 gene encoding uncharacterized protein LOC125223457 isoform X2, with translation MAVSHCETTACRPIRRLCGRQTLLDLLQRAQCERKAELQGLLEHRPVSNFTHRNRIQALLRGRFLRNETMIPDIRPSSVAARELGLLRQQHTVSGLREGFLSKLEKSASTSTNSAESDSWLSDQKFSKLESTLQERGIATNSAIPDLESDADRHGNRREFGREVTAVGKKAVHDSGNEEDVSSGNEGHVQEVSSYIDVSQRDVPSDVGSVNTTEGKFLEGKATEQMSNAEGAGIVIGRGEMTVTISNEFSLETDTLHSLYESRSGVSYDEESGALTVDMEGNMDEQFDRPVDSVTNNEEWVDTSGESMARIWQETPGNELLRDTSDNNAAEQDQMQESHDDWPNHVLQDAIDSWLAIPSREVGDSVGRLNAFYYSDDNNVHSTELRELFSRRRVSGLLRSGFRESLDQVLQSHVERQVLTSPEWELENESSSPSLVDQDQQQQPNVDRAMEATERNSFDPASSFVSTPQPLWDEEMQGASLPHFSLSQHFGMEWEVVNELRNNMARLQQRLNNMQSMLEQCMDMQIELQRSVQQEVSAALNRSFLTKGTSNKVPLHEESQWDSVRKGICCLCHDSNIDTLLYRCGHMCTCSKCAEKLIQDTGKCPMCRAPVVEAVRAYFIQ, from the exons ATGGCTGTCTCCCATTGTGAGACTACTGCATGTCGGCCCATTCGCAGATTATGTGGCAGACAAACTCTGCTTGATCTTCTCCAGAGGGCTCAGTGTGAGAGGAAGGCAGAGCTTCAGGGTCTGTTGGAGCACAGGCCCGTGTCGAATTTCACCCACCGCAATCGCATACAG GCTTTGCTTAGGGGTAGATTCTTAAGAAACGAAACAATGATACCAGACATCAGACCATCTTCTGTAGCTGCAAGAGAACTGGGTTTGCTAAGGCAACAGCATACTGTCTCTGGCCTCAG GGAAGGATTCCTTTCTAAATTGGAAAAATCTGCTTCCACTTCAACGAACAGTGCTGAATCTGATTCTTGGTTGAGTGAtcaaaaattttctaaattagaGTCTACATTGCAAGAAAGAGGGATAGCCACAAATTCTGCAATACCCGACTTGGAAAGTGATGCGGATAGACATGGGAATCGGCGGGAATTCGGAAGAGAAGTAACTGCAGTAGGTAAAAAAGCTGTGCACGATTCTGGTAATGAGGAAGATGTTTCTTCTGGAAATGAGGGGCATGTGCAAGAAGTATCTTCGTACATTGATGTTAGTCAGCGAGATGTTCCGTCTGATGTTGGAAGTGTTAATACCACTGAGGGCAAATTTTTGGAGGGCAAGGCAACTGAGCAAATGTCCAATGCCGAGGGAGCTGGTATTGTCATAGGCAGAGGAGAGATGACTGTAACCATTAGCAACGAATTTTCACTAGAAACTGACACACTACACTCTCTTTATGAATCGAGAAGTGGTGTGAGTTATGACGAGGAATCTGGTGCACTTACTGTTGACATGGAAGGAAATATGGACGAGCAATTTGATAGGCCAGTTGATTCTGTGACCAACAATGAAGAATGGGTGGACACGAGCGGAGAATCTATGGCTAGAATCTGGCAGGAAACCCCCGGTAACGAGTTGTTACGAGACACATCTGATAACAATGCTGCAGAGCAAGATCAGATGCAAGAATCACATGATGACTGGCCAAACCACGTCTTACAGGATGCTATCGATAGTTGGCTGGCTATACCTTCTAGAGAGGTTGGTGATTCCGTTGGAAGACTAAATGCGTTCTATTACTCTGATGACAACAATGTACACAGTACTGAACTTCGAGAACTTTTCAGCCG GAGACGCGTCTCTGGTCTTCTTCGAAGTGGTTTCCGTGAGAGCCTTGACCAGGTGCTACAATCTCACGTGGAAAGGCAAGTTCTCACTTCTCCTGAGTGGGAACTGGAGAATGAATCTTCTTCTCCTAGCCTAGTTGATCAAGACCAGCAACAGCAACCAAATGTTGATCGAGCTATGGAGGCTACAGAAAGAAATTCATTTGATCCAGCTTCTTCCTTCGTATCCACTCCCCAGCCACTATGGGACGAGGAAATGCAGGGGGCAAGCTTGCCTCACTTCAGCTTGAGTCAGCATTTTGGAATG GAGTGGGAGGTGGTGAATGAGTTGAGAAACAACATGGCCAGGCTTCAGCAAAGGTTGAACAACATGCAAAGCATGCTGGAACAGTGCATGGACATGCAAATTGAGCTGCAACGGTCAGTGCAGCAAGAGGTTTCTGCTGCTTTAAACCGCTCCTTCTTAACAAAAG GCACATCGAATAAGGTACCTCTTCACGAGGAGTCTCAATGGGATTCTGTAAGGAAAGGAATCTGCTGCTTGTGTCACGACAGCAACATCGATACCTTACTGTACAG ATGTGGTCACATGTGTACCTGTTCCAAGTGTGCTGAGAAACTGATCCAGGATACAGGGAAGTGTCCGATGTGCCGCGCCCCAGTAGTCGAGGCCGTCCGAGCTTACTTTATCCAGTGA